A region of Gadus morhua chromosome 18, gadMor3.0, whole genome shotgun sequence DNA encodes the following proteins:
- the LOC115531503 gene encoding LIM and SH3 domain protein 1 isoform X3: protein MNPPCGRCSKAVYPTEKVNCLDKFWHRSCFSCEVCKMALSMTTYKGFGKKPYCSMHYPKSSFTMVTDTPENLRLKQQTMLNSQALYKEDFERSRGRGFSVVTDTPEMQRVKKTQDLISNIKYHEEFEKSKVRSDAPPPENRMRGAATADVPPHSRARSSCCHSALWWTEAAVPGAVQLCSSRC from the exons ATGAATCCACCGTGTGGAAGATGCAGCAAAGCCGTGTACCCCACGGAGAAGGTGAACTGCCTCGACAAG TTCTGGCACAGGAGCTGCTTCAGCTGTGAGGTCTGTAAGATGGCGCTCAGTATGACCACCTACAAGGGCTTTGGCAAGAAACCCTACTGCTCCAT GCATTACCCCAAATCCTCCTTCACCATGGTAACCGACACCCCAGAGAACCTCCGCCTCAAACAGCAGACCATGCTCAACAGCCAG GCCCTGTACAAAGAAGACTTTGAgcggagcagggggaggggcttcagcGTTGTCACGGATACGCCTGAGATGCAGAGGGTGAAGAAAACCCAGGACCTGATCAGCAAC ATCAAGTACCATGAGGAGTTTGAGAAGAGTAAGGTTAGAAGTGACGCACCGCCGCCCGAAAACAG AATGCgaggagcagcaacagcagatGTTCCGCCCCACTCCCGGGCCCGCAGCTCCTGCTGccacagcgccctctggtggaccg AGGCCGCGGTTCCAGGCGCTGTACAGCTATGCTCCAGCCGATGCTGA
- the LOC115531503 gene encoding LIM and SH3 domain protein 1 isoform X1 — MNPPCGRCSKAVYPTEKVNCLDKFWHRSCFSCEVCKMALSMTTYKGFGKKPYCSMHYPKSSFTMVTDTPENLRLKQQTMLNSQALYKEDFERSRGRGFSVVTDTPEMQRVKKTQDLISNIKYHEEFEKSKVRSDAPPPENRQECEEQQQQMFRPTPGPAAPAATAPSGGPRPRFQALYSYAPADADEVSLQAGDIIVEPQSIDQGWMFGLNQRTGQRGMLPANYVKLI; from the exons ATGAATCCACCGTGTGGAAGATGCAGCAAAGCCGTGTACCCCACGGAGAAGGTGAACTGCCTCGACAAG TTCTGGCACAGGAGCTGCTTCAGCTGTGAGGTCTGTAAGATGGCGCTCAGTATGACCACCTACAAGGGCTTTGGCAAGAAACCCTACTGCTCCAT GCATTACCCCAAATCCTCCTTCACCATGGTAACCGACACCCCAGAGAACCTCCGCCTCAAACAGCAGACCATGCTCAACAGCCAG GCCCTGTACAAAGAAGACTTTGAgcggagcagggggaggggcttcagcGTTGTCACGGATACGCCTGAGATGCAGAGGGTGAAGAAAACCCAGGACCTGATCAGCAAC ATCAAGTACCATGAGGAGTTTGAGAAGAGTAAGGTTAGAAGTGACGCACCGCCGCCCGAAAACAGGCAAG AATGCgaggagcagcaacagcagatGTTCCGCCCCACTCCCGGGCCCGCAGCTCCTGCTGccacagcgccctctggtggaccg AGGCCGCGGTTCCAGGCGCTGTACAGCTATGCTCCAGCCGATGCTGACGAGGTGAGCCTTCAGGCGGGGGATATCATCGTGGAGCCCCAGTCCATTGACCAGGGCTGGATGTTCGGGCTGAACCAGCGCACCGGCCAGCGTGGCATGTTGCCCGCTAACTACGTCAAGCTCATCTGA
- the LOC115531503 gene encoding LIM and SH3 domain protein 1 isoform X2, with the protein MALSMTTYKGFGKKPYCSMHYPKSSFTMVTDTPENLRLKQQTMLNSQALYKEDFERSRGRGFSVVTDTPEMQRVKKTQDLISNIKYHEEFEKSKVRSDAPPPENRQECEEQQQQMFRPTPGPAAPAATAPSGGPRPRFQALYSYAPADADEVSLQAGDIIVEPQSIDQGWMFGLNQRTGQRGMLPANYVKLI; encoded by the exons ATGGCGCTCAGTATGACCACCTACAAGGGCTTTGGCAAGAAACCCTACTGCTCCAT GCATTACCCCAAATCCTCCTTCACCATGGTAACCGACACCCCAGAGAACCTCCGCCTCAAACAGCAGACCATGCTCAACAGCCAG GCCCTGTACAAAGAAGACTTTGAgcggagcagggggaggggcttcagcGTTGTCACGGATACGCCTGAGATGCAGAGGGTGAAGAAAACCCAGGACCTGATCAGCAAC ATCAAGTACCATGAGGAGTTTGAGAAGAGTAAGGTTAGAAGTGACGCACCGCCGCCCGAAAACAGGCAAG AATGCgaggagcagcaacagcagatGTTCCGCCCCACTCCCGGGCCCGCAGCTCCTGCTGccacagcgccctctggtggaccg AGGCCGCGGTTCCAGGCGCTGTACAGCTATGCTCCAGCCGATGCTGACGAGGTGAGCCTTCAGGCGGGGGATATCATCGTGGAGCCCCAGTCCATTGACCAGGGCTGGATGTTCGGGCTGAACCAGCGCACCGGCCAGCGTGGCATGTTGCCCGCTAACTACGTCAAGCTCATCTGA